A part of Homo sapiens chromosome 5 genomic scaffold, GRCh38.p14 alternate locus group ALT_REF_LOCI_1 HSCHR5_2_CTG1_1 genomic DNA contains:
- the CCDC125 gene encoding coiled-coil domain-containing protein 125 isoform X5: MSKVARSSSESDVQLWETEEDDMTEGDLGYGLGRKPGGIYEIEFSHRSRKRSDGKNFSPPPFPRKGEERNEASFQYSKHKSQQDTFPQVSRISNYRRQSSTVDSNSELSNEELRQCLNETLEEVEMLKTELEASQRQLRGKEEALKILQSMAILGKATSHTQAVLQKTMEQNRSLEKEINALQWEIEFDHNRFKNIEESWIQKYDRLNCENAVLKENLKVKTEEIKMLKSDNAVLNQRYLEALAMLDIKQQKMAQENMCCDKSGFAEASGLELEILQKSKEEAYVMADAFRIAFEQQLMRKNDQALQLTQMDKMHKKATKWMNWKHLKEDGFPSPRSKKTFGQRLLGMLPSENSSKRMEDQDSPQEVLKMLIDLLNDKEEALAHQRKVSYMLARALEDKDTASNENKEKNPIKENFPFNNPWRKTSEFSVLGDPIHSSVCILNSVGCICSIQHSQIDPNYRTLKRSHSLPSSIIF, encoded by the exons ATGAGCAAGGTGGCAAGATCATCAAGTGAGTCAGACGTGCAGCTCTGGGAAACAGAAGAGGATGACATGACAGAAGGTGATTTAGGGTATGGCCTCGGAAGGAAACCTGGTGGGatttatgaaatagaattttcACATAGGTCTAGAAAAAGATCAGATGGAAAGAACTTTAGCCCTCCTCCATTTCcgagaaagggagaagaaagaaatgaagcgaGTTTTCAGTATTCCAAGCATAAGAGCCAGCAAGATACATTCCCTCAAGTGTCCAGAATTTCCAATTACAGACGACAAAGTAGCACTG TAGATTCGAATTCAGAATTGTCAAATGAAGAATTAAGGCAATGTCTTAATGAAACTTTAGAG GAGGTAGAAATGTTAAAAACTGAACTTGAGGCATCTCAAAGACAACTCAGAGGTAAAGAGGAAGCATTGAAAATTCTTCAAAGCATG gcaATACTGGGCAAAGCCACAAGTCATACGCAGGCAGTGCTTCAAAAAACTATGGAACAAAACAGATCCTTGGAGAAG GAAATAAATGCCTTGCAGTGGGAAATAGAATTTGATcataatagatttaaaaatatagaggAATCTTGGATCCAAAAATATGACAG GCTAAACTGTGAAAATGCAGTCCTCAAAGAGAATTTGAAagtgaaaacagaagaaattaaaatgctgAAGTCTGACAATGCAG TTTTGAATCAACGGTATTTGGAGGCCCTCGCCATGCTTGATATCAAACAGCAGAAGATGGCTCAGGAAAACATGTGCTGTGATAAAAGTGGCTTTGCAGAGGCTTCAGGTCTTGAG TTGGAAATTTTGCAGAAGAGTAAAGAAGAAGCTTACGTGATGGCAGATGCTTTCAGAATTGCATTTGAGCAacaattaatgagaaaaaatgacCAGGCACTACAATTGACACAAATGGATAAAATGcataaaaaagcaacaaaatggatgaattGGAAGCACCTTAAAGAGGATG GATTTCCATCACCAAGGAGTAAGAAGACCTTCGGGCAGAGACTGTTGGGTATGCTCCCTTCAGAAAACAGTTCTAAGAGGATGGAAGACCAGGACAGTCCTCAAGAGGTCCTTAAGATGCTCATAGATTTG CTTAATGATAAAGAAGAAGCTTTGGCTCATCAAAGAAAAGTTAGCTACATGCTTGCTCGGGCATTGGAAGACAAAGACACTGCTTCAAacgagaataaagaaaaaaatcctataaaaGAGAATTTCCCTTTCAACAACCCCTGGCGTAAGACTTCAGAATTCTCTGTTTTGGGTGATCCTATACATTCAAGTGTCTGCATTTTAAATTCTGTGGGCTGCATTTGTTCAATCCAGCACTCTCAAATAGATCCAAACTATAGAACTCTTAAAAGATCCCATTCTTTGCCATCAAGTATCATATTTTAA
- the CCDC125 gene encoding coiled-coil domain-containing protein 125 isoform X14 → MERTLALLHFREREKKEMKRVFSIPSIRASKIHSLKCPEFPITDDKVALEVEMLKTELEASQRQLRGKEEALKILQSMAILGKATSHTQAVLQKTMEQNRSLEKEINALQWEIEFDHNRFKNIEESWIQKYDRLNCENAVLKENLKVKTEEIKMLKSDNAVLNQRYLEALAMLDIKQQKMAQENMCCDKSGFAEASGLELAVLGACLCHGPGGNPCSCARMAASTRKLLLQLKQEKSKEEAYVMADAFRIAFEQQLMRKNDQALQLTQMDKMHKKATKWMNWKHLKEDGFPSPRSKKTFGQRLLGMLPSENSSKRMEDQDSPQEVLKMLIDLLNDKEEALAHQRKVSYMLARALEDKDTASNENKEKNPIKENFPFNNPWRKTSEFSVLGDPIHSSVCILNSVGCICSIQHSQIDPNYRTLKRSHSLPSSIIF, encoded by the exons ATGGAAAGAACTTTAGCCCTCCTCCATTTCcgagaaagggagaagaaagaaatgaagcgaGTTTTCAGTATTCCAAGCATAAGAGCCAGCAAGATACATTCCCTCAAGTGTCCAGAATTTCCAATTACAGACGACAAAGTAGCACTG GAGGTAGAAATGTTAAAAACTGAACTTGAGGCATCTCAAAGACAACTCAGAGGTAAAGAGGAAGCATTGAAAATTCTTCAAAGCATG gcaATACTGGGCAAAGCCACAAGTCATACGCAGGCAGTGCTTCAAAAAACTATGGAACAAAACAGATCCTTGGAGAAG GAAATAAATGCCTTGCAGTGGGAAATAGAATTTGATcataatagatttaaaaatatagaggAATCTTGGATCCAAAAATATGACAG GCTAAACTGTGAAAATGCAGTCCTCAAAGAGAATTTGAAagtgaaaacagaagaaattaaaatgctgAAGTCTGACAATGCAG TTTTGAATCAACGGTATTTGGAGGCCCTCGCCATGCTTGATATCAAACAGCAGAAGATGGCTCAGGAAAACATGTGCTGTGATAAAAGTGGCTTTGCAGAGGCTTCAGGTCTTGAG CTTGCGGTCCTCGGAGCCTGCCTTTGTCATGGGCCCGGAGGGAACCCCTGTTCTTGTGCCAGAATGGCAGCATCCACTCGGAAACTGCTTCTTCAGCTCAAACAAGAG AAGAGTAAAGAAGAAGCTTACGTGATGGCAGATGCTTTCAGAATTGCATTTGAGCAacaattaatgagaaaaaatgacCAGGCACTACAATTGACACAAATGGATAAAATGcataaaaaagcaacaaaatggatgaattGGAAGCACCTTAAAGAGGATG GATTTCCATCACCAAGGAGTAAGAAGACCTTCGGGCAGAGACTGTTGGGTATGCTCCCTTCAGAAAACAGTTCTAAGAGGATGGAAGACCAGGACAGTCCTCAAGAGGTCCTTAAGATGCTCATAGATTTG CTTAATGATAAAGAAGAAGCTTTGGCTCATCAAAGAAAAGTTAGCTACATGCTTGCTCGGGCATTGGAAGACAAAGACACTGCTTCAAacgagaataaagaaaaaaatcctataaaaGAGAATTTCCCTTTCAACAACCCCTGGCGTAAGACTTCAGAATTCTCTGTTTTGGGTGATCCTATACATTCAAGTGTCTGCATTTTAAATTCTGTGGGCTGCATTTGTTCAATCCAGCACTCTCAAATAGATCCAAACTATAGAACTCTTAAAAGATCCCATTCTTTGCCATCAAGTATCATATTTTAA
- the CCDC125 gene encoding coiled-coil domain-containing protein 125 isoform X6 translates to MSKVARSSSESDVQLWETEEDDMTEGDLGYGLGRKPGGIYEIEFSHRSRKRSDGKNFSPPPFPRKGEERNEASFQYSKHKSQQDTFPQVSRISNYRRQSSTDSNSELSNEELRQCLNETLEEVEMLKTELEASQRQLRGKEEALKILQSMAILGKATSHTQAVLQKTMEQNRSLEKEINALQWEIEFDHNRFKNIEESWIQKYDRLNCENAVLKENLKVKTEEIKMLKSDNAVLNQRYLEALAMLDIKQQKMAQENMCCDKSGFAEASGLELEILQKSKEEAYVMADAFRIAFEQQLMRKNDQALQLTQMDKMHKKATKWMNWKHLKEDGFPSPRSKKTFGQRLLGMLPSENSSKRMEDQDSPQEVLKMLIDLLNDKEEALAHQRKVSYMLARALEDKDTASNENKEKNPIKENFPFNNPWRKTSEFSVLGDPIHSSVCILNSVGCICSIQHSQIDPNYRTLKRSHSLPSSIIF, encoded by the exons ATGAGCAAGGTGGCAAGATCATCAAGTGAGTCAGACGTGCAGCTCTGGGAAACAGAAGAGGATGACATGACAGAAGGTGATTTAGGGTATGGCCTCGGAAGGAAACCTGGTGGGatttatgaaatagaattttcACATAGGTCTAGAAAAAGATCAGATGGAAAGAACTTTAGCCCTCCTCCATTTCcgagaaagggagaagaaagaaatgaagcgaGTTTTCAGTATTCCAAGCATAAGAGCCAGCAAGATACATTCCCTCAAGTGTCCAGAATTTCCAATTACAGACGACAAAGTAGCACTG ATTCGAATTCAGAATTGTCAAATGAAGAATTAAGGCAATGTCTTAATGAAACTTTAGAG GAGGTAGAAATGTTAAAAACTGAACTTGAGGCATCTCAAAGACAACTCAGAGGTAAAGAGGAAGCATTGAAAATTCTTCAAAGCATG gcaATACTGGGCAAAGCCACAAGTCATACGCAGGCAGTGCTTCAAAAAACTATGGAACAAAACAGATCCTTGGAGAAG GAAATAAATGCCTTGCAGTGGGAAATAGAATTTGATcataatagatttaaaaatatagaggAATCTTGGATCCAAAAATATGACAG GCTAAACTGTGAAAATGCAGTCCTCAAAGAGAATTTGAAagtgaaaacagaagaaattaaaatgctgAAGTCTGACAATGCAG TTTTGAATCAACGGTATTTGGAGGCCCTCGCCATGCTTGATATCAAACAGCAGAAGATGGCTCAGGAAAACATGTGCTGTGATAAAAGTGGCTTTGCAGAGGCTTCAGGTCTTGAG TTGGAAATTTTGCAGAAGAGTAAAGAAGAAGCTTACGTGATGGCAGATGCTTTCAGAATTGCATTTGAGCAacaattaatgagaaaaaatgacCAGGCACTACAATTGACACAAATGGATAAAATGcataaaaaagcaacaaaatggatgaattGGAAGCACCTTAAAGAGGATG GATTTCCATCACCAAGGAGTAAGAAGACCTTCGGGCAGAGACTGTTGGGTATGCTCCCTTCAGAAAACAGTTCTAAGAGGATGGAAGACCAGGACAGTCCTCAAGAGGTCCTTAAGATGCTCATAGATTTG CTTAATGATAAAGAAGAAGCTTTGGCTCATCAAAGAAAAGTTAGCTACATGCTTGCTCGGGCATTGGAAGACAAAGACACTGCTTCAAacgagaataaagaaaaaaatcctataaaaGAGAATTTCCCTTTCAACAACCCCTGGCGTAAGACTTCAGAATTCTCTGTTTTGGGTGATCCTATACATTCAAGTGTCTGCATTTTAAATTCTGTGGGCTGCATTTGTTCAATCCAGCACTCTCAAATAGATCCAAACTATAGAACTCTTAAAAGATCCCATTCTTTGCCATCAAGTATCATATTTTAA
- the CCDC125 gene encoding coiled-coil domain-containing protein 125 isoform X20 has translation MTVLNQRYLEALAMLDIKQQKMAQENMCCDKSGFAEASGLELAVLGACLCHGPGGNPCSCARMAASTRKLLLQLKQELEILQKSKEEAYVMADAFRIAFEQQLMRKNDQALQLTQMDKMHKKATKWMNWKHLKEDGFPSPRSKKTFGQRLLGMLPSENSSKRMEDQDSPQEVLKMLIDLLNDKEEALAHQRKVSYMLARALEDKDTASNENKEKNPIKENFPFNNPWRKTSEFSVLGDPIHSSVCILNSVGCICSIQHSQIDPNYRTLKRSHSLPSSIIF, from the exons ATGACAG TTTTGAATCAACGGTATTTGGAGGCCCTCGCCATGCTTGATATCAAACAGCAGAAGATGGCTCAGGAAAACATGTGCTGTGATAAAAGTGGCTTTGCAGAGGCTTCAGGTCTTGAG CTTGCGGTCCTCGGAGCCTGCCTTTGTCATGGGCCCGGAGGGAACCCCTGTTCTTGTGCCAGAATGGCAGCATCCACTCGGAAACTGCTTCTTCAGCTCAAACAAGAG TTGGAAATTTTGCAGAAGAGTAAAGAAGAAGCTTACGTGATGGCAGATGCTTTCAGAATTGCATTTGAGCAacaattaatgagaaaaaatgacCAGGCACTACAATTGACACAAATGGATAAAATGcataaaaaagcaacaaaatggatgaattGGAAGCACCTTAAAGAGGATG GATTTCCATCACCAAGGAGTAAGAAGACCTTCGGGCAGAGACTGTTGGGTATGCTCCCTTCAGAAAACAGTTCTAAGAGGATGGAAGACCAGGACAGTCCTCAAGAGGTCCTTAAGATGCTCATAGATTTG CTTAATGATAAAGAAGAAGCTTTGGCTCATCAAAGAAAAGTTAGCTACATGCTTGCTCGGGCATTGGAAGACAAAGACACTGCTTCAAacgagaataaagaaaaaaatcctataaaaGAGAATTTCCCTTTCAACAACCCCTGGCGTAAGACTTCAGAATTCTCTGTTTTGGGTGATCCTATACATTCAAGTGTCTGCATTTTAAATTCTGTGGGCTGCATTTGTTCAATCCAGCACTCTCAAATAGATCCAAACTATAGAACTCTTAAAAGATCCCATTCTTTGCCATCAAGTATCATATTTTAA
- the CCDC125 gene encoding coiled-coil domain-containing protein 125 isoform 2 (isoform 2 is encoded by transcript variant 2) has protein sequence MSKVARSSSESDVQLWETEEDDMTEGDLGYGLGRKPGGIYEIEFSHRSRKRSDGKNFSPPPFPRKGEERNEASFQYSKHKSQQDTFPQVSRISNYRRQSSTDSNSELSNEELRQCLNETLEEVEMLKTELEASQRQLRGKEEALKILQSMAILGKATSHTQAVLQKTMEQNRSLEKEINALQWEIEFDHNRFKNIEESWIQKYDRLNCENAVLKENLKVKTEEIKMLKSDNAVLNQRYLEALAMLDIKQQKMAQENMCCDKSGFAEASGLELAVLGACLCHGPGGNPCSCARMAASTRKLLLQLKQEDFHHQGVRRPSGRDCWVCSLQKTVLRGWKTRTVLKRSLRCS, from the exons ATGAGCAAGGTGGCAAGATCATCAAGTGAGTCAGACGTGCAGCTCTGGGAAACAGAAGAGGATGACATGACAGAAGGTGATTTAGGGTATGGCCTCGGAAGGAAACCTGGTGGGatttatgaaatagaattttcACATAGGTCTAGAAAAAGATCAGATGGAAAGAACTTTAGCCCTCCTCCATTTCcgagaaagggagaagaaagaaatgaagcgaGTTTTCAGTATTCCAAGCATAAGAGCCAGCAAGATACATTCCCTCAAGTGTCCAGAATTTCCAATTACAGACGACAAAGTAGCACTG ATTCGAATTCAGAATTGTCAAATGAAGAATTAAGGCAATGTCTTAATGAAACTTTAGAG GAGGTAGAAATGTTAAAAACTGAACTTGAGGCATCTCAAAGACAACTCAGAGGTAAAGAGGAAGCATTGAAAATTCTTCAAAGCATG gcaATACTGGGCAAAGCCACAAGTCATACGCAGGCAGTGCTTCAAAAAACTATGGAACAAAACAGATCCTTGGAGAAG GAAATAAATGCCTTGCAGTGGGAAATAGAATTTGATcataatagatttaaaaatatagaggAATCTTGGATCCAAAAATATGACAG GCTAAACTGTGAAAATGCAGTCCTCAAAGAGAATTTGAAagtgaaaacagaagaaattaaaatgctgAAGTCTGACAATGCAG TTTTGAATCAACGGTATTTGGAGGCCCTCGCCATGCTTGATATCAAACAGCAGAAGATGGCTCAGGAAAACATGTGCTGTGATAAAAGTGGCTTTGCAGAGGCTTCAGGTCTTGAG CTTGCGGTCCTCGGAGCCTGCCTTTGTCATGGGCCCGGAGGGAACCCCTGTTCTTGTGCCAGAATGGCAGCATCCACTCGGAAACTGCTTCTTCAGCTCAAACAAGAG GATTTCCATCACCAAGGAGTAAGAAGACCTTCGGGCAGAGACTGTTGGGTATGCTCCCTTCAGAAAACAGTTCTAAGAGGATGGAAGACCAGGACAGTCCTCAAGAGGTCCTTAAGATGCTCATAG
- the CCDC125 gene encoding coiled-coil domain-containing protein 125 isoform X19: MSKVARSSSESDVQLWETEEDDMTEGDLGYGLGRKPGGIYEIEFSHRSRKRSDGKNFSPPPFPRKGEERNEASFQYSKHKSQQDTFPQVSRISNYRRQSSTVDSNSELSNEELRQCLNETLEEVEMLKTELEASQRQLRGKEEALKILQSMAILGKATSHTQAVLQKTMEQNRSLEKEINALQWEIEFDHNRFKNIEESWIQKYDRLNCENAVLKENLKVKTEEIKMLKSDNAVLNQRYLEALAMLDIKQQKMAQENMCCDKSGFAEASGLELAVLGACLCHGPGGNPCSCARMAASTRKLLLQLKQEDQQH, translated from the exons ATGAGCAAGGTGGCAAGATCATCAAGTGAGTCAGACGTGCAGCTCTGGGAAACAGAAGAGGATGACATGACAGAAGGTGATTTAGGGTATGGCCTCGGAAGGAAACCTGGTGGGatttatgaaatagaattttcACATAGGTCTAGAAAAAGATCAGATGGAAAGAACTTTAGCCCTCCTCCATTTCcgagaaagggagaagaaagaaatgaagcgaGTTTTCAGTATTCCAAGCATAAGAGCCAGCAAGATACATTCCCTCAAGTGTCCAGAATTTCCAATTACAGACGACAAAGTAGCACTG TAGATTCGAATTCAGAATTGTCAAATGAAGAATTAAGGCAATGTCTTAATGAAACTTTAGAG GAGGTAGAAATGTTAAAAACTGAACTTGAGGCATCTCAAAGACAACTCAGAGGTAAAGAGGAAGCATTGAAAATTCTTCAAAGCATG gcaATACTGGGCAAAGCCACAAGTCATACGCAGGCAGTGCTTCAAAAAACTATGGAACAAAACAGATCCTTGGAGAAG GAAATAAATGCCTTGCAGTGGGAAATAGAATTTGATcataatagatttaaaaatatagaggAATCTTGGATCCAAAAATATGACAG GCTAAACTGTGAAAATGCAGTCCTCAAAGAGAATTTGAAagtgaaaacagaagaaattaaaatgctgAAGTCTGACAATGCAG TTTTGAATCAACGGTATTTGGAGGCCCTCGCCATGCTTGATATCAAACAGCAGAAGATGGCTCAGGAAAACATGTGCTGTGATAAAAGTGGCTTTGCAGAGGCTTCAGGTCTTGAG CTTGCGGTCCTCGGAGCCTGCCTTTGTCATGGGCCCGGAGGGAACCCCTGTTCTTGTGCCAGAATGGCAGCATCCACTCGGAAACTGCTTCTTCAGCTCAAACAAGAG GATCAGCAACACTGA